One Mercurialis annua linkage group LG3, ddMerAnnu1.2, whole genome shotgun sequence DNA window includes the following coding sequences:
- the LOC126672827 gene encoding uncharacterized protein LOC126672827, with protein MGFSKVPWSDVCLPLQQGGLNISPLRIKNQSLLLKWIWKLRTGRKTTLWFTVISCSTGISDWRNLNSINTTKLSQLWRGIHSVCVKNVEVWNIFNNGIASHLGNGKEYVFGMIHGNKTISVKDAYDDSNQNFSFRWNRRLRIGEQQLLALLQEQVQCNLPIADQEDYFSWNNKDKFTPSGFNLLLQAAPLYSSPDYDLRNASDLDYESRLHSATVHVSATLQADKDYSFFWRFKLPPRILFFLWLLARDRLSSNQVLVIRGILPLAKIGCSFCSCDETNVHIMIHCRYAWLIWNNLLRMCNIQLVMPPTLIEFFHFWSSLSLNRYRHLWQTIWFFCVWDIWKARNKRVFNNEFVEVNSLIFGAICKAVEFYKDNNHGFVYSGNDVYRNLLFFCNFD; from the exons ATGGGTTTTAGCAAAGTTCCTTGGTCTGATGTTTGCTTACCTCTCCAGCAAGGAGGTTTAAACATATCTCCGTTGCGAATCAAAAATCAATCCCTTCTCCTTAAATGGATTTGGAAGTTGAGAACGGGCAGAAAAACTACTCTTTGGTTTACAGTTATTTCATGCAGTACGGGTATCTCGGATTGGAGAAATCTTAATTCGATAAACACAACAAAGCTATCTCAGTTATGGCGTGGGATTCATTCTGTTTGTGTTAAAAATGTTGAGGTCTGGAATATTTTTAACAATGGCATTGCTTCACACTTGGGTAATGGCAAAGAATAtgtttttggcatgattcatGG GAATAAAACCATATCTGTTAAAGATGCTTATGATGACTCTAATCAGAACTTCAGTTTCAGATGGAATCGCAGACTGCGAATTGGAGAACAGCAGCTGCTCGCTCTTCTCCAAGAACAGGTGCAATGCAATCTGCCAATAGCTGATCAAGAAGACTATTTCTCTTGGAATAACAAAGATAAATTCACTCCATCaggatttaatttgttattacaAGCTGCTCCATTGTATTCTTCGCCTGATTATGATCTGCGTAATGCTTCGGACTTAGATTATGAAAGCAGATTGCATTCTGCAACTGTTCATGTCTCTGCTACTCTTCAAGCCGACAAGGATTATTCTTTTTTCTGGAGATTCAAGCTCCCTCCTCGCATCCTTTTCTTCCTGTGGCTGTTAGCAAGAGATAGACTATCTTCTAATCAGGTTCTTGTGATCAGAGGTATCCTTCCTTTGGCAAAAATTGGTTGCTCATTTTGCTCTTGTGATGAAACCAACGTCCACATTATGATACATTGTCGTTATGCTTGGTTAATTTGGAATAATTTGCTGCGTATGTGCAATATTCAATTGGTAATGCCTCCTACTTTAATAGAGTTCTTTCATTTTTGGAGTTCACTTTCCTTGAACAGATACCGACATCTATGGCAAACGATTTGGTTTTTTTGCGTTTGGGATATTTGGAAAGCTAGAAATAAAAGGGTATTCAACAATGAGTTTGTAGAGGTGAATTCTCTGATATTTGGAGCAATTTGCAAAGCGGTGGAATTTTACAAGGACAATAATCATGGTTTTGTCTATTCGGGAAATGATGTATATCGAAatttacttttcttttgtaattttgattAA
- the LOC126670968 gene encoding uncharacterized protein LOC126670968, whose product MFLFCRMSTSLEHLLDNFHVDMTVDMGEVTSGVPNPSSVAVPDPTPNPVDLGLASGDQVPAATSESPLLPSKESAPSLKGLPTGGQKRPAEDQAGASAKRPKKKKSSGVSFEEAPRFAAWADAQNPPRLSNVAILHACMENIMIKEDIESIDREHGDNLAEFACLGGFSVVQSIAVLERRRRDAVDQLKKLQRDSESWLSEKQKMEEEAGEATGLIQQLRSSVSTKTREISALEARVRTLSEEVESLQSSSGALTKERDDLKKEEGRLRRRLGDSGSFYSQVMTQYRLAIGAKLREQNPGVDLSGVNQLDPASLAKEVKAKLDKQKQDALNKA is encoded by the exons atgtttttgttttgtaggatgtcgacttctcttgaacatttgcttgacaattttcatgtcgatatgactgtagatatgggcgaggtcaccAGTGGCGTTCCTAATCCGTCTTCGGTCGCCGTACCGGATCCAACGCCTAATCCGGTGGATCTTGGTCTTGCTTCCGGCGAtcaagttcctgctgcgacttcTGAGTCGCCTttgcttccttcgaaggaatcagctccttctctgaaggggttgcctacTGGCGGTCagaagcgtcctgctgaggaccaggctggggcttctgccaagcgtcccaagaagaagaaatcttctggggtgtctttcgaggaggcacctcggtttgctgcttgggcggacgcgcaaaatccgcctcgtctttcaaacgtcgccattcttcatgcttgcatggagaatattatgataaaggaggacattgagtccattgatcgcgaacatggcgataatttggctgagttcgcctgtctcggcggtttttcg gtggtccagtccatcgctgttttggagcgccgccgaagggatgcggtggatcaattgaagaagctccagagagattccgaatcctggctctccgagaaacaaaagatggaggaggaggctggcgaggcgactggtctgatccaacagctgaggtcctccgtatctaccaagactcgggagatttccgctttagaggctcgggttcgaactttgtccgaggaagtcgagtctctacagtcttcttcaggtgctctcactaaggagagggatgatctgaagaaagaagaggggcgtctccgccggcgattgggtgactctgggagcttttattcccaagtcatgactcaataccggttggcgatcggggcaaagctgcgggagcagaatcctggcgtcgatctttctggagtcaatcagttggaccctgcttctttggcgaaggaggtgaaggcgaagcttgataagcagaagcaagacGCTTTGAATaaggcttag